A single genomic interval of Macaca nemestrina isolate mMacNem1 chromosome 14, mMacNem.hap1, whole genome shotgun sequence harbors:
- the LOC105498426 gene encoding interferon alpha-2, which produces MALTFALLVALVVLSCKSSCSLGCDLPQTHSLGNRRTLMLLAQMRRISLFFCLKDRHDFEFPQEEFGNQFQKAQTIPVLHEMIQQTFNLFSTKDSSAAWDETLLNKFYTELYQQLNDLEACVMQEMGVTETPLMNKNSILAVRKYFQRITLYLKEKKYSLCAWEVVRAEIMRSFSLSTNLQESLRSKE; this is translated from the coding sequence ATGGCCTTGACCTTTGCTTTACTGGTGGCCCTGGTGGTGCTCAGCTGCAAGTCAAGCTGCTCTCTGGGCTGTGATCTACCTCAAACccacagcctgggtaacaggaggACCTTGATGCTCCTGGCACAAATGAGGAgaatctctcttttcttctgcctgaaggaCAGACATGACTTTGAATTTCCCCAGGAGGAGTTTGGCAACCAGTTCCAAAAGGCTCAAACCATCCCTGTCCTCCATGAGATGATCCAGCAGACCTTCAATCTCTTCAGCACAAAGGACTCATCTGCTGCTTGGGATGAGACCCTCCTAAACAAATTCTACACTGAACTCTACCAGCAGCTGAATGACCTGGAAGCCTGTGTGATGCAGGAGATGGGGGTGACAGAGACTCCCCTGATGAACAAGAACTCCATCCTGGCCGtgaggaaatacttccaaagaATCACTCTCTAtctaaaagagaagaaatacagTCTTTGTGCCTGGGAGGTTGTCAGAGCAGAAATTATGAGATCTTTTTCTTTGTCAACAAACTTGCAAGAAAGTTTAAGAAGTAAGGAATGA